The proteins below come from a single Alligator mississippiensis isolate rAllMis1 chromosome 2, rAllMis1, whole genome shotgun sequence genomic window:
- the CGRRF1 gene encoding cell growth regulator with RING finger domain protein 1 isoform X1 encodes MAAVFLVTLYEYSPLFYIAVVFVCFLVTSGLVLGWFGWDVPVILRNSEETESSAGVSKKQMRQVKNPFGLEILHLTAASVTKGITLKPDCLEDCFLTCYWGCSVQKLYEALQKHIYCFRIKTPQALEDALYNEYLYRQQYFIKKTDKEEKYCQLSEDAQITDFGPVPRSCYPLVALLTLAEEEDREIYDIISMVSIIHVPDESYRLSCRILYQYLLLAQGQFHDLKQLFMSANSSPPTSDPPPGERDADRTLLEKVGLAEDEPEWHEETSKDCVVCQNATVNWVLLPCRHACLCDGCMKYFQQCPMCRQFVQESFPLCSRKEQDEAEPKPVL; translated from the exons ATGGCCGCTGTCTTCCTGGTGACGCTGTACGAGTACTCGCCGCTCTTCTACATCGCCGTTGTCTTCGTCTGCTTCCTCGTCACCAGCGGCCTGGTGCTGGGCTG GTTCGGTTGGGATGTTCCCGTGATCTTGAGAAACTCGGAAGAGACAGAATCCAGTGCAGGAGTATctaaaaagcagatgagacaagTGAAGAACCCTTTTGGCTTGGAGATCCTTCATCTCACTGCAGCTTCAGTAACAA AGGGCATAACGTTGAAACCCGACTGCCTGGAGGATTGTTTCCTTACGTGCTATTGGGGGTGCAGTGTGCAAAAGCTATATGAAGCTTTGCAGAAACACATCTACTGCTTCAGAATAAAGACTCCGCAAGCACTAGAAGATGCTCTGTACAACGAATACCTCTATCGACAGCAGTACtt CATTAAAAAAACCGACAAGGAAGAGAAATATTGTCAGTTATCAGAAGATGCTCAAATTACAGATTTTGGCCCCGTGCCCAGATCTTGCTACCCACTAGTAGCTCTGTTGACTTTAGCTGAAGAAGAAGACAGAGAAATATATGACATT atttCCATGGTGTCCATAATACATGTCCCTGATGAAAGTTACAGACTTTCCTGCAGAATATTGTATCAGTATCTGCTTCTAGCCCAAGGCCAGTTCCATGATCTAAAG CAACTCTTCATGTCTGCAAACAGCTCACCACCCACCAGCGATCCCCCCCCGGGAGAGAGAGACGCTGACCGAACCTTGCTGGAGAAGGTCGGACTGGCCGAAGACGAACCCGAATGGCACGAAGAAACCAGTAAAGACTGCGTTGTCTGCCAGAACGCAACAGTGAACTGGGTCTTGCTGCCCTGCCGGCACGCCTGCTTGTGCGACGGGTGCATGAAGTACTTTCAGCAGTGCCCCATGTGCCGGCAGTTTGTTCAAGAATCTTTTCCGCTTTGCAGTAGGAAGGAGCAAGATGAAGCTGAGCCCAAGCCTGTTTTGTAG
- the CGRRF1 gene encoding cell growth regulator with RING finger domain protein 1 isoform X2, with product MAAVFLVTLYEYSPLFYIAVVFVCFLVTSGLVLGWFGWDVPVILRNSEETESSAGVSKKQMRQVKNPFGLEILHLTAASVTKGITLKPDCLEDCFLTCYWGCSVQKLYEALQKHIYCFRIKTPQALEDALYNEYLYRQQYFIKKTDKEEKYCQLSEDAQITDFGPVPRSCYPLVALLTLAEEEDREIYDIISMVSIIHVPDESYRLSCRILYQYLLLAQGQFHDLKVLLLPVRPPGISSVACASSVPYSPHALTPPTVPCTKLPCKPRCPHPGQTLTHRLSPLLPAPQLYPRHIPSLHVMPCLGPCSYIPSE from the exons ATGGCCGCTGTCTTCCTGGTGACGCTGTACGAGTACTCGCCGCTCTTCTACATCGCCGTTGTCTTCGTCTGCTTCCTCGTCACCAGCGGCCTGGTGCTGGGCTG GTTCGGTTGGGATGTTCCCGTGATCTTGAGAAACTCGGAAGAGACAGAATCCAGTGCAGGAGTATctaaaaagcagatgagacaagTGAAGAACCCTTTTGGCTTGGAGATCCTTCATCTCACTGCAGCTTCAGTAACAA AGGGCATAACGTTGAAACCCGACTGCCTGGAGGATTGTTTCCTTACGTGCTATTGGGGGTGCAGTGTGCAAAAGCTATATGAAGCTTTGCAGAAACACATCTACTGCTTCAGAATAAAGACTCCGCAAGCACTAGAAGATGCTCTGTACAACGAATACCTCTATCGACAGCAGTACtt CATTAAAAAAACCGACAAGGAAGAGAAATATTGTCAGTTATCAGAAGATGCTCAAATTACAGATTTTGGCCCCGTGCCCAGATCTTGCTACCCACTAGTAGCTCTGTTGACTTTAGCTGAAGAAGAAGACAGAGAAATATATGACATT atttCCATGGTGTCCATAATACATGTCCCTGATGAAAGTTACAGACTTTCCTGCAGAATATTGTATCAGTATCTGCTTCTAGCCCAAGGCCAGTTCCATGATCTAAAG GTACTCCTGCTCCCTGTCCGTCCTCCTGGTATCTCTTCTGTTGCCTGCGCCTCAAGTGTCCCTTATTCACCCCACGCCCTGACACCTCCAACTGTACCCTGCACCAAGCTGCCCTGCAAGCCCCGCTGTCCTCATCCTGGACAGACTCTCACCCAccgcctttcccccctcctcccagccccacagctttATCCCAGACACATTCCTTCCCTCCATGTCATGCCTtgcctgggaccatgcagctACATACCATCGGAGTGA